The sequence agaaaaacaaagcacccCTGGACAAAAAAAGCAGTTCGGTGGGCATAGAATTAAAGCAAAAAGGACATCTGCACTGAGCCTGAGGTGTTGTGTGACTCTGTTCATTGTCCATCTGCACACAGTCTGACGTGATTCAGGGTTCCTCATCCTCGGTGTCTTTGCCCCATAGTCTGTGGGGAAGCAGCCAGCTGCTGTCAGTCATCTCTTCACTTTTATTGCTGATCTTCTAGTGGACCTGTCAGTCACTCAAAGCAGCTGACATTGCAGCGTTCCCTCTACAGTGGATTAGGTCTCCCAGGGTACACTCTCTTTCTCGGAACTGACATTCCTAGGCAAGCACCTACCTCTTGGCCCTTGCTGAAAGTTGAAAACCACTCAGTCTTATTCGGAGCACACAAATCATCCCCAGTCAACTCTTGACTCCAAAGACCCCACAGATGGTCAGCTTCACCCCTTGTGTTGATTCTTCGTGAGTTTCGTTCAAACAGGATTGCTTTCTGCCCCTGTTTGATTTTGGGGTTCGGGGTTCTTTAGGCATCTCCCAAATTTGACCCCATGGCAGATGCAGGGGAGAGCATTCAGTAACATTATATGCAGAGGAAGTTGTACCTATTGTTTGTTTGCATGGAGATCTCATGAAGACCAGTCATGATGGGAACGTGCTTTTAAAAAGGGTCAATAAAACTTTGCTCCCAGGACTTTGAAGGCTGAGACCAAAAGTTCAAGGCTTGGGCCTGGAGTGTAGCTCATGTGATAGGGTGCTTGCCTAAAGTGCACAAAACCATGGGTTCAGTCTCTTGTGCTTAGAATCTTAGCACTGGAGAGACTGAGGCCTTGaaccaaaagttcaaggccagcctgggctatatcgtttgcttttagaaaacaacaacaacaacccctcccccaaatagccccccccccccaaatcagtAAAACACATATGTCATTCAATCTTGTCCTGTCCCTTAAGGGGTTTCTGGCTCTCCTGGTGGTCTTGGGAACATGCCCAGTAAAGTGGCTGCAGACTGGAGCCCTGGGCATCCTGGGAAATTGGGGCTTACATGGAGAGACCTGGGACTCAGGAGTCATCTGTCTCTACTGTCTGCAGGCCGGTTCTGTGGGGGCAAACTCCCTGAGCCCATTGTGTCCACTGACAGCCGCCTCTGGGTGGAATTCCGGAGCAGCAGCAACTGGGTTGGAAAAGGCTTCTTTGCCGTCTACGAAGGTactgagggaggggaaggagggtgggCAATGGGGAACAGGGTACATGGGAAGAGCGGGGAAGGGAGGGGCACCTAGGCAGGGCCGAGCATACTGACCACCATTATCCCGTGTTCCCAAAGCCATCTGCGGCGGGGATGTGAAAAAGGACAATGGCCATATCCAGTCACCTAACTACCCAGACGATTACCGGCCCAGCAAAGTCTGCATCTGGCGGATCCAGGTGTCTGAGGGCTTCCACGTGGGCCTCACGTTCCAGTCCTTTGAGGTAGCCACAGACCCTTCAATGTGTACGTTGGTCTCTAGGACAGTCAACGTCTCTGGGAGTAGGGATCCTGGAAACCTGCTCCTTACCCTGACAGAGCCCCTGCCTCCTAGATTGAGCGTCACGACAGCTGTGCCTATGACTACCTGGAAGTACGCGACGGGCACAGCGAGAGCAGCAACCTCATCGGGCGCTACTGTGGCTACGAGAAGCCTGAGGACATCAAAAGCACGTCCAGCCGGCTCTGGCTCAAGTTCGTCTCCGACGGGTCCATTAACAAAGCTGGCTTCGCAGTCAACTTTTTCAAAGGTGCGCTCCCTGCTGTCCTGCCTCCCTTCTGTGGCCTCACAGTCCCTCTTTATTTGCCATTCGTTTAATGTGAAGACCCCACGAGAGATGCAAACACAGGGACACCGAGGTCGTGATACTAAAGCATTGTGGGTAAATAGTAGCAAAGGTCAATCCTGTGTGGCGCAGAACTGCGGAGGCTTACGGAGAgaggagggtttttttgtttgtttgtttgtgttttccccaCCAATGTGATCTGCGGCAGACTGCTTCCACAGCCTCAGTACTTTACCTATACGGTGGATACCACAGCCGCCTCCGTATTAGGTATTGCATAGTGAATGAAGGAGAAACAAGAGGACAGTGCTTGGATGGGCACTGGTACACAGGAGCTGATGGTAGCCGCCAGCCAGCCTGAACGCTTGGAAGCTGTTGTAGGATATATCCTGTGGGTTCTCAGCCGCCATGGGGACTTGGGGATAGCTCAGGGCTGAATGGACAAGCGAGGTTTTCGGGGGACTTTCCCCTGCAGTGTGGGGTAGGTTCACAGGAATCCTGAGAAGGAGGAGCGAAGTCGGGCCCGTGGTTTGTGACATCTCTTTCTTCTCCGTAGAGGTGGATGAGTGCTCGAGGCCCAACCGCGGGGGCTGTGAGCAGAGATGCCTGAATACCCTGGGCAGCTACAAGTGCAGCTGTGACCCCGGGTATGAGCTGGCTCCAGACAAGCGTCGATGCGAGGGTGAGTACCCCACTCTGTCCCTGGGCCGCTGATTTCTTTCCTGTGCCTTCCGGTCGGTCCATCTCATTCCGGACAAGCTGTAGAGATTCCCTAGTCCCATTCCCAGCCATGGATGAGAAAGCCGTCTTGCATGTCAGCCTGGGCAGAACAGACTGGCAGAGTGTGATATACACTGACATGAGGGGGTTTTATTCTGactcctttgtttttttaatatttatttatttattatgtatacaatattctgcttgggtgtatgtctgcaggccagaagagggcaccagacctcattacagatggttgtgagccaccatgtggttgccgggaattgaactcaggacttttggaagagcaggcaatgctcttaaccactgagccatctctccagcccctctgactCCTTTGTTAATACTGATCTTGACCTGGTGATGGATGTCACCACCCTCCCTAGGGTCATGATCCACAGTTTGGAAGCCACTGTTTTTCAGAGTCTCAGCCTGCATGTTAGTGACAGTCCTTCAGGGCAACAGCTtcagatcaggctggtcttacTGCCTTTGAACAgcccctctctgtgtctcccgGGACTGCTACATATACATGTTCCCCAGGCCCCTCCGTGTCCCCTCCCAGCAGATTCCTTGCCCATTTAACAGAAAAAGTGGTAGAAATGAGCATATATGCAGCCCACCTGCTCTTAAACTTTGGACTCACCTCCAAAGATCTCCATCTACTGTCCCATGACCCCAGGTTGTGAGACCTACAAACCCTCATCTCCCCCTGACCTAGTGTCCAGCCTAGGACTCAGACCCCTCCCTAGAGTGGGGACTCCTGGTAGGTAATGCCACTTCCCTTGTTCCTCCAGCCGCGTGTGGTGGGTTCCTCACCAAGCTCAATGGCTCCATCACCAGCCCCGGTTGGCCCAAAGAGTACCCTCCCAACAAAAACTGCATCTGGCAACTGGTGGCCCCCACCCAGTACCGTATCTCTCTACAGTTTGACTTCTTCGAGACCGAGGGCAATGACGTAAGTGTCCTGGAGCCAAGACGGGTAGGAAGGTTGGGGCATTGACACAATGCTTGTCTTTCACCGTTGGGAGGGAATCGGAGAGAATCAGGCTCTGAGAACAGAGAGGAGACTACCCAATACAGGGAAGCTTGGTGGGTTAATAGGCCCGGAGTTGGGAGCTTGTGGAATGCGGAAGGGCTTGGGGCCAACTGCCCCGGGGCTCCACCATGCCCGGAGCAGCATTTGATGGGGGACCAGCTGCTTCGCCTGACAGTTTCCCTGGAAGGGAGTCATCAAGAGAGAGGCTTCCTGAAGGAGGCAGCCAGAGCTGGACTTTCCGGCAGGTTTGCAAGTACGACTTTGTGGAGGTGCGCAGTGGACTCACAGCGGACTCTAAGCTGCACGGCAAGTTCTGTGGCTCCGAGAAGCCGGAGGTCATCACTTCTCAATACAACAACATGCGCGTGGAGTTCAAGTCTGACAATACTGTGTCCAAAAAGGGCTTCAAGGCCCACTTCTTCTCAGGTAACCCTGGATTCCTTGGTCTCTAGTCCCATCTCCCATCCAAAGAGGGGGTTCCCCTGCCCTCCCTGGTCTCCTAGCCCTGCCCCCTGCCTCCCCAACTTATCATCCTCCATCAGGTCAGCCCCTGGGGCATCTGGATATCTTTACTGGGAAGCCCTTAAAATCTTAGTTGTGCCAGGCCTAGGGAGGGGCAGAGCATTTTAGTGCAGAAATGAAAAAGCCTGCAAGCCAAGGCCTGAAAGGGGAGGTCCTAGACAGGGAGTTCAGTTGCTTAAGAACAGAGTTGCCTGGGAATAGAGAAGAGGAGGGTGTTTGCCTTGGACTGTGTGGGCCAGTTCATCTGGCAGCAGCTGGACTTCTAATCAGACCCCGCCTGGCCCACTGGGTTCATGCCAGGCCTTCTCAAATGTGGAATCGCCTCCACCCTCCAGTACCAAAGctacccactcccctgccatggAAGGCTTGGCTTGGTCCGTCCCTTAGCTTCATCTGACCCTTTTGAAGTACCTCTCTGGGTGGTCCAATCCCCAGCTTTTCCAGGCTGGACCTCTGGGGTCTGGAGAGACCTCTCCCCTACTTTAGAAATCCCTAAGTCTTTGACCCCGGGTTAGTGTGAGGCCAGGAGCAAGGGCCCAGACCCAGCAGTGAATGTGAGAATTCTCCGCTGCAGAGTGTGGAGAGAGCAGGACGTTGGCGCGCTGGCTGGAGCAGGTGGCTTGTGGAGGGGTGGCTTAGGGACCTCCACCCCGACTTCCCCTGGTGGGGTGGCCGTAGGGTGGTgggcaggaagcaggaaacccATGATTCTGTCCATgctgcctcccttctcccctccttacCCAGGGTCCTGCATCCTTCAGCCCCCTATGCGGCTGCCCTGCACCCTTGCCTGTCCCACCTGGATGCCATGCACCTGTCCCTGTGCACTGGTTCCCTGCTTGGCACTGCCAGCTGCCCTGCTCTGCTTAACGTGCTCTGTTGAGCTATCGCCCCCAACCCCCTGACTCCCTGCTTTCTGGGTCCCTCTGTGTAACACCGAGCCCCTCCTTCTCTAGAGCCCCCTAGAACAAAGGCGCTTTCCCGAGGCTGAGGGGATATAATACCTGCCAGGGTGGGCTTCTCAGAGACCATTACCTGCTTACTCTTGTCTGTCTCTACCTTTCTGTTGTTCCAGTCTTGGAGAGGCTGGGGGCAATATTCATGTCTGTCTGGAGTTATTGCCTTGTCTCCCTATCCCCAACATAAGACTCAGCACTGTACAAGATACGTACATGCCTGTACATATGCTCACACCATATGcagacacacgtgcacacacatgcatgcacatacatgcattgcCCCTTGCACAAGAGACCTGCAGAGGACCCTCATGGATGGGCATCAGAGTTCAGCCTCAGGGCCTGGGGCATGTGACTCTGGCCCCCAGGAGGGGGCTGTATGGACTTTTGAGACACCCATCGAGGAGACCCTAAGACAAGAAGGAGAAGCAAGAGCCTGAAGACCTTCGGTCTGACCCCCCAGCACCTCCGGGGCATTTGGGCACTGTAGGGTGAGTGCCATCTCCTTGTTGGGGTCTGTGCCAcctcccctgccctgcccccctGTCTACTCTTCAGTGTGCCAGAGTCCCCTCCCAGATATTAAGGCAGTCATCCACAGAACCTACATTCCCTCACTCGTGTCTTTAGTTACTTGCCTACCCGTCCACCCGTTgacttaatgtttttattttaccctACCTGTGTTCCAGACACTGGACTAGGCAATTGGGGAGCACATATGAAGAAGGCATGGGGGTTCAAACATGAGAGGGAAGCTGTGGCTTCCTTCGTGAGTCATGCCGCCTGGAGCTCCTAGCAGAGCCCCAAGAGAGGCGCTCCCTACACCTGCACTCACGGTATTTCTCACAGGCACATGGCAGCTTCCTTGGTCAGGTTCTGCTCTCCAGAGGAAGTTCTGGGGAGAGGCTCGTCAACTCTACCTCTAAGCCCTATGCATCTGTGAACTCTTGATGGGTCTAGCTCAGCTGAGCATGGGTGGGAGAAGCAGGGCCTTCTGGGAGTCAGTGCGGCAGCCCTCAGGCTAGATTAGGAACAGTGTCCACTCGTCACAGACCTGCCTGGTCAGTGACGTGCCAGCAGCCATCTTTCCACGTCATGGTTCATCTCTGACATTCCTGGTGTAACTGGGATCCACACATCTGTCCTGACCGCCTGCTTCTATGACAGACACACCACCTTAAAACAATGGTGTGGCCTACATAAGCCTGTGACAGTGTGCAtctttgtaagtgtgtgtgtgcacgcctgtCAGCGTGTGAGCAGCTCTATGTGTAAATGCCCACACGATGGGCATGAGCACCTCTGCATGGATGTGTATCTGCATCCGCATTAGGTCTCATGACCCCACGTATGCACGTTTGTCTGTCTCCTGCCTGTGTTTCTGTCTGCatatacttatacacacacacacacacggaaggaGGTCACATGGGTCTTGTGGGTGCACCCATCCCCAGATGGGCGAGCaggttgtatgtgtgtgactaTAACTCTGTGTCCGAGTCTTCCTGCTGTACTGTaggtgtttgcctgtgtgtgtgagaggcagGACGTGTGCCCCTGTTTATCTGTGGTCCCGTGTTTGTACAGCAGTTCTTCCACGCGCAGGGTTGCGTGGGGAGcctgtgtttacatgtgtgcctgtgtctcaCACACTGTCTGCAGCTGTCAAAATGAGGGTGAGCAGAGCTCTCAGGCAGCCCTTTCCCCAGCTCCCCTCTACCCACAGCTCCAAGTTTCTCTTCCCCAGTATGCACACCTTAGAACTGTGTGATCCCTGCAGCCCTCCCCCTTGCCACAGGCTCAGTCTTGTCCCCTGTTGCTGTGCCTCTTGCTAACCCAGCCGTAGTGACATGGCCGTCCTGCATGCGGGtctgcctgccccccccccgccccactctGCCCTGCCCACCTGTCTGGAGACCCTGGGTCTAGTTGTCATTGATCTCCCTCCCTGGTTCCCGCCCGCCACCCCTATTCCTCggccccctttctccttctctctctctcatttcagaAAAGAGGCCAGCTCTGCAGCCCCCTCGGGGACGCCCCCACCAGCTCAAATACCGAGTGCAGAAAAGAAACCGGACCCCCCAATGAGGCCTGCCAGGCCCCCAGACCCTTCATTACTCAGGAAGCTCACCTCGGACGGAGTGGGCTGGGGGCTTTGGAGCCCACCCACTCCCTGCCTCCACTCTGCCATTCCAGCCGCCTCCTTTGGCTGGACAGACCTGGtgctctcctcttcccctgcccCCTTCAGCAGACAGGGGAaccttccctgccccctcccatttTGATGGTGTCTGTGACATTTCCTGTTGTGAAGTAAAAGAGGGACCCCTGCGTCCTGCTCCTTTCTCTTGCAGTCTGCTTGTCCCTGTGTCTGTTTTTCCACTTGTCCGTCTGTCCAGTAAGCAGGTAATGGTAGAGGTTCCCATGCTGGTTAGTTCCAGACCCCAGCCCTCCCGCCACCTACTTCTGCCCACTTCTGCCTTCTCTGCCCAAAAGCAGAGGCCCACTCAGCTGCCTCCACTGACACGGCGGCGGCGAGAACTCCATCATCACCCTGACCTCTCACGCCACGCCCGCCCCTCCTGCGCACTCCCTCCCACAGGAGGAAGCCCCTGCCAGGCCTCCCACGTCCCCTGGGGTGACCAGACCTCAGCCCACACAGACCCATTGCTCTTCTCTGCATCCTTACAGACAAGGACGAGTGCTCCAAGGACAACGGTGGTTGCCAGCAAGACTGCGTGAACACGTTCGGCAGCTACGAGTGTCAGTGTCGAAGTGGCTTTGTCCTTCATGACAACAAACATGACTGCAAGGAAGGTAAGACCCGCGCAGAGGGTGAGGAAGATGGAGAGGGTAACCAGAGCATGTCAGGTACCTCACACTGCCTAGAGACCTCCACACAGACAGCTCCATCCCGAGGAATGGAAGGCTAGCACCTCCTACCTGGTGCGTGGTCCACCCTACCATACTGTGGTAGCCAGGACATCTGCACAGGTGCTCTCCCCTTGCCCACACCAGGAGAGGAGTCCACAGATGCCGAAGGTCCATTTCTGGGCTCTTAGGACCTGCATCCAAGCCTTTCTGTTTGTTACGGCCTCCTCGGGCACAGAACAGAAAGGAGAGCAGCTAAGCGCACACACAGACTCTGAAGCTAGGTTGTCTGGCTTGAATCTGTCACTTGGTTGTGTGCCCTTGAGTGACTGCTTACTCTCTCTGTGCCTGGATTGTTCCCGTGTAAAATGAAgatcctgggtgctgggaagtgatgAAGTAATCCCAGCGACCACAGTTGAGTACATTGCCATTATGGGCCATACCTCACTCTGGAGACTCTCAGGGCAGGGCTGCTACTGTTTCTGACACCAGAGCCCTGCAAAGACATGTGAAGCACCCCTAAACCGAACACTCACAATCCAGGCTGTTCTAAAAATCTAAAACTTTTTGAATACCATCATGATATTGCAGTAGGAAACTCTACCCCTGACCTCATGTGATTGGCTGTAGTCAAAACACAGGCATGCTAAAAATATGAAAGATTACCTTCAGggactggtaagatggctcagcctgagtcccttcctatAACctgtgtaaaggtggaaggagagctcCAACTCCACAGATATCCACACGCATCCACACACATCATAATATTAcgatatgtatatatctatatataataaatttaaaattttttaaaagatttactttatttttaattgtgtgtgtgtgtgtgtttgcacatgagtgcagttaccagtggaggccagaaaagggtattggattcccctgaagctggaaacttgatgtgggtgctgggcacttaTATTTAGTCCTTTGAAAGGGTGGTATGTGTTTTGAaccgctgagccaactctccagccccaaattttacaaatttaaaaaatacttccagGCTTTGTTCATAGGGTATATATATGAAACATGAATGAATTTAGCTGACACTTGAGTTCCATCCTTACAGCTCATTACCCAAAAAACTATTTGAAGAAAACAACTTAAAGAGAAATTTttgcccagtggtggtggtgcacacctttaagcacTCTGGAGGTAAAGGCTGGTGGatttttatgagttcaaggtcagcctggtctacagagcgagttccaggactgccaagactacacaaagaaaccctgtctcaaaaacaaaacaaaacaaaaaaagagggggTGAATTTTATCTTGGCTCATGCAGGGGGTTTGGTCTATGGTCACTTTGAACTTAAGGTAAGGCCAACCTCATGTCAGAGTTCATGATGGAGCCACAAGCAAAGCTGCCCAACTTATGATGACAgaaggggtgggggcagagaggcagagaaaggcagccGTGGTCAGGGACAAGAAATACCCTTCAAGGACTAGTGAGGTGCTCTCCCTCCAACTTGACTTCACCTCCAAGAGTTTGTTGGCACCCACTAGTCTGTTCAAGTATGAATGCATCGGTGGATTCACCTATTGAGATCCAGTGACATTCCAGAAGCCGTATTGCTCCACTGGGGACATCTCTTGAGTGTCTAAGGGACATTTTAGGTGTGTGGTACCACACCTGGagttcatgtgggtgctggagactggaCTCTCACAtttgtgcagcaaacactttatttatttgtttgtttgtttgtttgtttgtttgtttgtttttcaagacaagatttctctgtgtagacttggctgtcctggaactctgtagaccaggctggcctcaacctcagagatcttcctgcctctgtcacctgaattctgggattaaaggtgccacccctgcctggctggcaagcattttattggctgagccatctctctagaatCCTCtccttgtttgcttgctttgtattGAGGATGAATTTAGGGCCTTACACACCCCAGGCAAGTGTTCAGCACAGAGCTACGTCCCAgatctctttttactttttattttgagggaaGGTTTCACTAAATTGCTAGCTGCACTTTGATTCTCCTGCCTAGGCCTCCTTTGTAGCTGGAATTACAGCAAATGCTCCCAGGCCCAGATGAATGGGGTTTCTAAGGTAGAAGGGTAGGGTATCAGGTGACCAGACATGTCATCCAGCTGCAGAGGGGAGCCAACTGATACTCTGGAGGAAGACAGACTTCTAGGTGGTGGGTCCATTATTTTAATTCAACCAACCTCCTTCTGAAATATAGTTAATCCTCTGGGCAAACATTGTACCATTTTATGTGAGACTTGAGCATTGTGGATTTTGGCAGTTGTGAGGGGTTCTAGATCAAATCCCTTGAAGATACGTAGGGACTTCTAAGCATGCTGGGAAAAAAATGCAAGAAGGGAATGCATGTTGGAAAAACCCAGCATGAGGTTGTAGGGAGAGATGGGAACGAGAAAAACCCAGAAGGTCAGAAGCCACAGAGGACGTGATGGATGAGCTGGCCCCTTGTCTGTTTCTGTCACCTGTGATGAAAGCAGGAGTGGAGCTTGGGGACGACTGAGTCAGGTGCCCAAGTCTCTGGTGACATAGCCTCTCACGGTGCACAGACGCTCCCGGGTGGCAAAGGGGAGGAAGAGTGTGTGGCAGCTGGACAGAAGTGGTGTGGCCATATGATCACAAAAGGGTAGACCACCCCATGTGATGCGCCTAGGGGTCCTAACCAAGGCGTCATCTGAAACCAAGTCAGCAAATTCTCCCCCAGCCTGGGTAACTGAATGAGGAGGACATGTGTGTCCTCAGTCCATTCTGTAAATGGAGGACAGGAGGCAGAGCAAAGAAGTGGGCAGGAGGGAGACGCCTTCTTCCCAAGAGACATCGGGGTGGGAGGTCCCTGGTGATCCTCTTCTGTCACTCATCCTACAGCCGGCTGTGAGCACAAGCTGACATCCAGCAGTGGCACCATCACCAGTCCCAACTGGCCCGACAAGTACCCCAGCAAGAAGGAGTGTACGTGGGCTATCTCCAGCACCCCTGGGCACCGGGTAAAGCTGGTAAGATACCACTTGGCACCCTGTATGGACACCCCGCTCTTCGCTATCAAGTGACCTTTTGCTTCTGCCATCTGCAAAGACTTGTGTGAGTCCAAGGTGTGACTGTAGACAGGGTGGCCTGATTGAGCCTCAGGGCCTACCCATCCCTGTGGAAACAAGTCTCCCTAAACAGGAGCCCTCTTTCTGAATATATTTTGGGGATGTCTCTGCCACTACCCATTTCTGAGTCCTCCCTGACCGTCATCCCACAGTCTCGATTGCTACCATAGGTGTACATGAGCTGGAGTCTAGAGGTATAGAGGTTTAGGAACTCCTCTCAGTCAAGCCTCTAATCTGGACTCCTCTCTTGTATCCCGCAGACCTTCATGGAGATGGATATTGAATCTCAGCCTGAGTGTGCTTATGATCACCTAGAGGTGTTTGATGGGCGTGATGCCAAGGCGCCAGTCCTTGGCCGATTCTGTGGCAGTAAGAAGCCCGAGCCCGTCCTGGCTACAGGCAACCGCATGTTCTTGCGCTTCTACTCTGACAACTCGGTACAGAGGAAAGGCTTCCAGGCATCCCACTCTACAGGTGAGGCTGGCCTCGGCCTAGGTGATGCCCTTAGGCTGATGTTGACTTCCGGTACTAGCTGACTCTGGTTACCAATCCTGGCCTTGAGTTTACACAGGACCTTCGAAGGCCCATAGAACAGAGCCCTGTAGCCCCAGGGCCAACAGTGTTCTGAGACACAGATCGCTGGAGAGAGCGCTGAGGCATGGGGGAGAAGTCAGGGATTTACAAAGGTCAGAAAACCGGTTATAGTGACAGTGGTCAGAGGGAGGCGTGGTTAAGGAACCTACGAATGGGGAGAGCATCCCTGATTGTCCCTACTGTAGCATGTGCCATAGCAGCCTTGGCCACACTCCATCCCTGCAATGTGCTGTCTCTTTCCTTCTAGAGCTGTCTATTTTCAGGCAGCCTGCGTAAGCCATCGTTCTGAGTGCAGGTCCGAAAATGAGCCTAGCAGGAAATCCAGATCCCAGCCCTCTAGGAGCTTGCTCTGCTTGTTTATTTGACCGGGGGCATGTGGCAGTGAATCAGCCCTTACCCTGCCTGCCCCAGGAACTCATAGTTCAGCCGAGAGATAAGCCCTAGGCATGGATGATTACAG is a genomic window of Chionomys nivalis chromosome 12, mChiNiv1.1, whole genome shotgun sequence containing:
- the Bmp1 gene encoding bone morphogenetic protein 1 isoform X3, whose amino-acid sequence is MRTAILYSRIDPAARDHPPELAPPSRCCSYVGRRGGGPQAISIGKNCDKFGIVVHELGHVIGFWHEHTRPDRDRHVSIVRENIQPGQEYNFLKMEVQEVESLGETYDFDSIMHYARNTFSRGIFLDTIVPKYEVNGVKPSIGQRTRLSKGDIAQARKLYKCPACGETLQDSTGNFSSPEFPNGYSAHMHCVWRISVTPGEKIILNFTSMDLYRSRLCWYDYVEVRDGFWRKAPLRGRFCGGKLPEPIVSTDSRLWVEFRSSSNWVGKGFFAVYEAICGGDVKKDNGHIQSPNYPDDYRPSKVCIWRIQVSEGFHVGLTFQSFEIERHDSCAYDYLEVRDGHSESSNLIGRYCGYEKPEDIKSTSSRLWLKFVSDGSINKAGFAVNFFKEVDECSRPNRGGCEQRCLNTLGSYKCSCDPGYELAPDKRRCEAACGGFLTKLNGSITSPGWPKEYPPNKNCIWQLVAPTQYRISLQFDFFETEGNDVCKYDFVEVRSGLTADSKLHGKFCGSEKPEVITSQYNNMRVEFKSDNTVSKKGFKAHFFSDKDECSKDNGGCQQDCVNTFGSYECQCRSGFVLHDNKHDCKEAGCEHKLTSSSGTITSPNWPDKYPSKKECTWAISSTPGHRVKLTFMEMDIESQPECAYDHLEVFDGRDAKAPVLGRFCGSKKPEPVLATGNRMFLRFYSDNSVQRKGFQASHSTECGGQVRADVKTKDLYSHAQFGDNNYPGGVDCEWVIVAEEGYGVELVFQTFEVEEETDCGYDYMELFDGYDSTAPRLGRYCGSGPPEEVYSAGDSVLVKFHSDDTISKKGFHLRHQDLQGQWARCHREIGDGTPDKPVPRSLPPAGPGNQSFHQDT
- the Bmp1 gene encoding bone morphogenetic protein 1 isoform X4 is translated as MRTAILYSRIDPAARDHPPELAPPSRCCSYVGRRGGGPQAISIGKNCDKFGIVVHELGHVIGFWHEHTRPDRDRHVSIVRENIQPGQEYNFLKMEVQEVESLGETYDFDSIMHYARNTFSRGIFLDTIVPKYEVNGVKPSIGQRTRLSKGDIAQARKLYKCPACGETLQDSTGNFSSPEFPNGYSAHMHCVWRISVTPGEKIILNFTSMDLYRSRLCWYDYVEVRDGFWRKAPLRGRFCGGKLPEPIVSTDSRLWVEFRSSSNWVGKGFFAVYEAICGGDVKKDNGHIQSPNYPDDYRPSKVCIWRIQVSEGFHVGLTFQSFEIERHDSCAYDYLEVRDGHSESSNLIGRYCGYEKPEDIKSTSSRLWLKFVSDGSINKAGFAVNFFKEVDECSRPNRGGCEQRCLNTLGSYKCSCDPGYELAPDKRRCEAACGGFLTKLNGSITSPGWPKEYPPNKNCIWQLVAPTQYRISLQFDFFETEGNDVCKYDFVEVRSGLTADSKLHGKFCGSEKPEVITSQYNNMRVEFKSDNTVSKKGFKAHFFSDKDECSKDNGGCQQDCVNTFGSYECQCRSGFVLHDNKHDCKEAGCEHKLTSSSGTITSPNWPDKYPSKKECTWAISSTPGHRVKLTFMEMDIESQPECAYDHLEVFDGRDAKAPVLGRFCGSKKPEPVLATGNRMFLRFYSDNSVQRKGFQASHSTECGGQVRADVKTKDLYSHAQFGDNNYPGGVDCEWVIVAEEGYGVELVFQTFEVEEETDCGYDYMELFDGYDSTAPRLGRYCGSGPPEEVYSAGDSVLVKFHSDDTISKKGFHLRYTSTKFQDTLHSRK